A single Brassica rapa cultivar Chiifu-401-42 chromosome A04, CAAS_Brap_v3.01, whole genome shotgun sequence DNA region contains:
- the LOC117133648 gene encoding uncharacterized protein LOC117133648 produces the protein MRAFLWSIAQNALSVGANLQKRGLLSAASCPRCQDIETNTHTFFTCPFEIKVWSCVPLRQEVHIAVDSTFKEAVIKFRSAICFPTSSIAFNVLPWICWAIWTARNTLIFEDKAITPEKTALKKLRLAKEWSLVQGNNRKSSLSPACARISPRQSSRRTEEAGSTTCKTHGAWNSDTKTAGLGWSFSCPPLTSPYLGSEVQTSSNHHS, from the coding sequence ATGCGAGCTTTCCTTTGGTCTATTGCGCAAAATGCCCTCTCCGTAGGAGCGAACCTGCAAAAAAGAGGATTGCTTTCAGCAGCTTCCTGTCCGAGATGCCAAGACATTGAAACCAATACACATACCTTCTTCACTTGCCCTTTTGAGATTAAGGTCTGGAGTTGTGTTCCATTACGTCAAGAAGTTCACATAGCTGTAGACTCAACTTTCAAAGAGGCAGTAATCAAATTTCGATCAGCAATCTGCTTTCCAACCTCAAGTATCGCCTTCAACGTCCTCCCGTGGATCTGTTGGGCCATTTGGACAGCAAGGAATACTCTAATTTTTGAGGATAAAGCAATCACACCGGAGAAAACTGCGCTAAAGAAACTAAGATTAGCAAAAGAATGGTCATTAGTGCAAGGGAACAACAGGAAATCAAGCTTATCACCTGCATGTGCTCGGATCTCTCCGAGACAATCATCGAGAAGAACAGAGGAAGCCGGATCGACCACTTGCAAGACACACGGTGCTTGGAACTCAGACACGAAGACGGCAGGCTTAGGGTGGAGCTTCTCATGTCCACCTCTGACATCTCCTTATCTGGGATCAGAGGTTCAAACTTCGTCAAATCACCACTCATAG